In one window of Henckelia pumila isolate YLH828 chromosome 1, ASM3356847v2, whole genome shotgun sequence DNA:
- the LOC140884389 gene encoding uncharacterized protein isoform X2: protein MYYSNCRVSKFEAFVSFEFIRLIFVYLLVLGTIIELIEVSGSKRKACSFKKYENFISSVPTNQIPKEVDLLNKDNIYIASAIPQQTIPTPYQLLVEKQNCNNKKSYELRALCFPIDLASVGLLQENNCRIANNKWK, encoded by the exons ATGTATTATTCGAAttgtagggtttcgaaatttgaGGCTTTTGTTTCATTCGAATTTATACGTTTGATATTTGTTTACTTATTGGTTTTAGGTACCATAATTGAATTGATTGAAG TTTCTGGTTCTAAAAGAAAGGCGTGCAGCTTCAAAAAATATGAGAATTTTATTAGTTCAGTGCCAACAAATCAG ATTCCAAAAGAGGTGGACTTGCTGAACAAAGATAATATTTACATCGCAAGTGCAATCCCGCAGCAG ACAATTCCAACACCATATCAACTTCTTGTTGAGAAACAGAACTGCAACAACAAGAAGTCCTACGAACTGCGTGCACTGTGTTTTCCTATAGATCTG GCCTCCGTTGGAttactacaagaaaataattgTCGGATTGCCAATAATAAGTGGAAATGA
- the LOC140884389 gene encoding uncharacterized protein isoform X4: protein MYYSNCRVSKFEAFVSFEFIRLIFVYLLVLGTIIELIEVSGSKRKACSFKKYENFISSVPTNQIPKEVDLLNKDNIYIASAIPQQTIPTPYQLLVEKQNCNNKKSYELRALCFPIDLEDEFLFVFL from the exons ATGTATTATTCGAAttgtagggtttcgaaatttgaGGCTTTTGTTTCATTCGAATTTATACGTTTGATATTTGTTTACTTATTGGTTTTAGGTACCATAATTGAATTGATTGAAG TTTCTGGTTCTAAAAGAAAGGCGTGCAGCTTCAAAAAATATGAGAATTTTATTAGTTCAGTGCCAACAAATCAG ATTCCAAAAGAGGTGGACTTGCTGAACAAAGATAATATTTACATCGCAAGTGCAATCCCGCAGCAG ACAATTCCAACACCATATCAACTTCTTGTTGAGAAACAGAACTGCAACAACAAGAAGTCCTACGAACTGCGTGCACTGTGTTTTCCTATAGATCTG GAGGATGAATTCTTGTTCGTGTTTCTGTAG
- the LOC140884389 gene encoding uncharacterized protein isoform X1, with protein MYYSNCRVSKFEAFVSFEFIRLIFVYLLVLGTIIELIEVSGSKRKACSFKKYENFISSVPTNQIPKEVDLLNKDNIYIASAIPQQVRQTIPTPYQLLVEKQNCNNKKSYELRALCFPIDLASVGLLQENNCRIANNKWK; from the exons ATGTATTATTCGAAttgtagggtttcgaaatttgaGGCTTTTGTTTCATTCGAATTTATACGTTTGATATTTGTTTACTTATTGGTTTTAGGTACCATAATTGAATTGATTGAAG TTTCTGGTTCTAAAAGAAAGGCGTGCAGCTTCAAAAAATATGAGAATTTTATTAGTTCAGTGCCAACAAATCAG ATTCCAAAAGAGGTGGACTTGCTGAACAAAGATAATATTTACATCGCAAGTGCAATCCCGCAGCAG GTTCGGCAGACAATTCCAACACCATATCAACTTCTTGTTGAGAAACAGAACTGCAACAACAAGAAGTCCTACGAACTGCGTGCACTGTGTTTTCCTATAGATCTG GCCTCCGTTGGAttactacaagaaaataattgTCGGATTGCCAATAATAAGTGGAAATGA
- the LOC140884389 gene encoding uncharacterized protein isoform X7, whose amino-acid sequence MFLVSGSKRKACSFKKYENFISSVPTNQIPKEVDLLNKDNIYIASAIPQQVRQTIPTPYQLLVEKQNCNNKKSYELRALCFPIDLASVGLLQENNCRIANNKWK is encoded by the exons ATGTTTCTAG TTTCTGGTTCTAAAAGAAAGGCGTGCAGCTTCAAAAAATATGAGAATTTTATTAGTTCAGTGCCAACAAATCAG ATTCCAAAAGAGGTGGACTTGCTGAACAAAGATAATATTTACATCGCAAGTGCAATCCCGCAGCAG GTTCGGCAGACAATTCCAACACCATATCAACTTCTTGTTGAGAAACAGAACTGCAACAACAAGAAGTCCTACGAACTGCGTGCACTGTGTTTTCCTATAGATCTG GCCTCCGTTGGAttactacaagaaaataattgTCGGATTGCCAATAATAAGTGGAAATGA
- the LOC140884389 gene encoding uncharacterized protein isoform X5, with translation MYYSNCRVSKFEAFVSFEFIRLIFVYLLVLGTIIELIEVSGSKRKACSFKKYENFISSVPTNQIPKEVDLLNKDNIYIASAIPQQVRQTIPTPYQLLVEKQNCNNKKSYELRALCFPIDLGNV, from the exons ATGTATTATTCGAAttgtagggtttcgaaatttgaGGCTTTTGTTTCATTCGAATTTATACGTTTGATATTTGTTTACTTATTGGTTTTAGGTACCATAATTGAATTGATTGAAG TTTCTGGTTCTAAAAGAAAGGCGTGCAGCTTCAAAAAATATGAGAATTTTATTAGTTCAGTGCCAACAAATCAG ATTCCAAAAGAGGTGGACTTGCTGAACAAAGATAATATTTACATCGCAAGTGCAATCCCGCAGCAG GTTCGGCAGACAATTCCAACACCATATCAACTTCTTGTTGAGAAACAGAACTGCAACAACAAGAAGTCCTACGAACTGCGTGCACTGTGTTTTCCTATAGATCTG GGAAATGTATGA
- the LOC140884389 gene encoding uncharacterized protein isoform X6 yields MYYSNFSGSKRKACSFKKYENFISSVPTNQIPKEVDLLNKDNIYIASAIPQQVRQTIPTPYQLLVEKQNCNNKKSYELRALCFPIDLASVGLLQENNCRIANNKWK; encoded by the exons ATGTATTATTCGAAtt TTTCTGGTTCTAAAAGAAAGGCGTGCAGCTTCAAAAAATATGAGAATTTTATTAGTTCAGTGCCAACAAATCAG ATTCCAAAAGAGGTGGACTTGCTGAACAAAGATAATATTTACATCGCAAGTGCAATCCCGCAGCAG GTTCGGCAGACAATTCCAACACCATATCAACTTCTTGTTGAGAAACAGAACTGCAACAACAAGAAGTCCTACGAACTGCGTGCACTGTGTTTTCCTATAGATCTG GCCTCCGTTGGAttactacaagaaaataattgTCGGATTGCCAATAATAAGTGGAAATGA
- the LOC140884389 gene encoding uncharacterized protein isoform X3, with amino-acid sequence MYYSNCRVSKFEAFVSFEFIRLIFVYLLVLGTIIELIEVSGSKRKACSFKKYENFISSVPTNQIPKEVDLLNKDNIYIASAIPQQVRQTIPTPYQLLVEKQNCNNKKSYELRALCFPIDLEDEFLFVFL; translated from the exons ATGTATTATTCGAAttgtagggtttcgaaatttgaGGCTTTTGTTTCATTCGAATTTATACGTTTGATATTTGTTTACTTATTGGTTTTAGGTACCATAATTGAATTGATTGAAG TTTCTGGTTCTAAAAGAAAGGCGTGCAGCTTCAAAAAATATGAGAATTTTATTAGTTCAGTGCCAACAAATCAG ATTCCAAAAGAGGTGGACTTGCTGAACAAAGATAATATTTACATCGCAAGTGCAATCCCGCAGCAG GTTCGGCAGACAATTCCAACACCATATCAACTTCTTGTTGAGAAACAGAACTGCAACAACAAGAAGTCCTACGAACTGCGTGCACTGTGTTTTCCTATAGATCTG GAGGATGAATTCTTGTTCGTGTTTCTGTAG